A single window of Sulfurovum sp. UBA12169 DNA harbors:
- a CDS encoding 30S ribosomal protein S1 — MKFEDIEIEDVDFEAMLEESFKKSESKNDLVTGTIVRIDEKEDQAIVDIGGGRDASLPLCELKDKVGNLTFKEGDSISVVTLGRGKISHTMAQNRVALNEFISEYDDEQEYIIEGTITKKNKGGYVVDCDGLEFFMPRTLSYLSSKTDPMGKKVKAVIVKVDKEKGSVVVSRKELIERDKSKNDEIVSALLENKEPVVGTIKKITSYGMFVDVGGMDGLVHYSQISHKGPVNPSKYFQEGDEVHVIALDYDKKKKHLSLSIKDANLDPWSDIDSIIGVGDTVTATVSNIEPYGVFVDLGEDLEAFLHVSEISWDKNVKHPKDYLVNGQEINVEVIEIDKEGRRLRVSLKNLLPKPMDAFASEYKLGDVVKGFVTSITDFGAFVKVGTVEGLLHNQEISWDKAQNAKSTLKVGDEVEVKIIKIDKDAGKISLSKKALETSPIKAFAQTHKIGSIVTGIVKDKKEFGVFISLQDNIDALIRTEDLHPLKFDEIEKGQEIKGVISFIDANNDKIRVSVKRLERQEEREAMEQLNMDQDDSMTLGDAFKEQFKK, encoded by the coding sequence ATGAAGTTCGAAGATATCGAAATAGAAGATGTAGATTTTGAAGCGATGCTTGAGGAGTCGTTTAAAAAATCAGAATCAAAAAATGATTTAGTGACAGGTACTATTGTTAGAATAGATGAAAAAGAAGACCAAGCAATCGTAGATATTGGAGGCGGCAGAGACGCGAGTCTTCCGCTTTGCGAATTAAAAGATAAAGTAGGGAATCTTACGTTCAAAGAGGGCGATAGTATTAGTGTGGTAACATTGGGAAGAGGCAAAATATCTCATACTATGGCACAAAACAGAGTAGCACTAAATGAATTTATTTCTGAGTATGATGATGAGCAAGAATATATCATTGAAGGCACAATAACCAAAAAAAATAAAGGCGGTTATGTTGTAGATTGCGACGGACTGGAATTCTTTATGCCGCGCACACTTTCTTATCTCTCTTCTAAAACTGATCCTATGGGCAAAAAAGTAAAAGCTGTTATCGTAAAAGTAGACAAAGAAAAAGGTTCAGTTGTTGTTTCCAGAAAAGAATTGATTGAGCGAGATAAAAGTAAAAATGATGAAATCGTTTCAGCACTTCTTGAAAACAAAGAACCGGTTGTCGGCACCATCAAAAAAATTACCAGTTATGGTATGTTTGTAGACGTGGGAGGCATGGACGGTCTTGTCCATTATTCTCAAATTTCACACAAAGGTCCCGTAAATCCGTCTAAATATTTTCAGGAAGGCGATGAGGTTCACGTTATTGCGCTTGACTACGATAAAAAGAAAAAACATCTTTCTCTTTCCATCAAAGACGCAAACCTTGATCCTTGGTCAGATATCGATTCGATTATCGGCGTAGGCGATACCGTAACAGCAACAGTAAGCAATATTGAACCGTATGGCGTGTTTGTAGATTTGGGTGAAGATCTTGAGGCATTCTTGCATGTTTCTGAAATTTCATGGGATAAAAATGTAAAACATCCCAAAGATTATCTTGTAAATGGTCAAGAGATCAACGTAGAGGTAATTGAAATTGACAAAGAAGGCAGAAGGCTGAGAGTAAGTCTTAAAAACCTTCTTCCTAAACCAATGGACGCCTTTGCCTCCGAATATAAATTGGGCGATGTTGTAAAAGGCTTTGTAACTTCTATTACTGACTTCGGCGCTTTTGTAAAAGTAGGGACGGTAGAAGGATTATTGCATAATCAAGAAATCTCATGGGATAAGGCTCAAAATGCAAAATCAACTCTTAAGGTCGGTGATGAGGTTGAGGTAAAAATTATTAAGATAGATAAGGACGCAGGGAAGATTTCTCTGAGCAAAAAAGCATTAGAGACTTCACCTATAAAAGCATTTGCCCAAACGCATAAAATAGGATCTATTGTAACGGGTATCGTAAAAGATAAAAAAGAGTTTGGCGTATTTATTTCTCTTCAAGACAATATAGATGCGCTCATAAGAACAGAAGATCTTCATCCGCTTAAATTTGATGAAATTGAAAAAGGACAAGAGATTAAGGGTGTGATAAGTTTTATTGACGCAAATAACGATAAAATCAGAGTTTCCGTAAAAAGATTAGAGCGCCAAGAAGAAAGAGAGGCCATGGAGCAGCTCAATATGGATCAAGACGACAGCATGACATTGGGTGATGCATTTAAAGAACAATTTAAAAAATAA
- a CDS encoding 4-hydroxy-3-methylbut-2-enyl diphosphate reductase: MKIQLASSYGFCFGVKRAIKIAEEYKGSKTYGPLIHNKDEIDRLKKGFQIGLAEKFDEINPDDAVVIRTHGIPKHELAQLKAQKNTIIDATCPYVTTPQKIVEKMSRKGYSIVIFGDQNHPEIKGVVSYAQDQRNAFVVLDEKDLEGLPILGKVALVAQTTRKPEDFFKIVNALILNHKEVRVFNTICNATFENQDAAAELAKKADIMIVIGGKHSSNTKQLHSICKTYCHSSYLVENEQELDKSWFENKELCGISAGASTPDWVVQNVIDKIKSMKKIED, from the coding sequence ATGAAGATTCAATTGGCATCCAGTTATGGGTTTTGTTTTGGTGTAAAAAGAGCCATTAAAATCGCAGAAGAATACAAGGGAAGCAAGACTTATGGTCCGCTCATTCACAATAAGGATGAGATTGATCGTCTTAAAAAAGGATTTCAGATTGGATTGGCAGAAAAATTTGATGAAATCAATCCCGATGATGCAGTGGTGATTCGTACACATGGCATTCCAAAGCATGAATTGGCTCAGCTTAAAGCACAAAAAAATACCATCATAGATGCTACATGCCCTTATGTAACAACGCCTCAGAAAATTGTTGAAAAGATGAGCCGAAAAGGATACAGCATTGTGATTTTCGGGGATCAAAATCATCCTGAAATCAAAGGCGTAGTCAGCTATGCACAAGATCAGCGCAATGCCTTTGTCGTCCTTGATGAAAAAGACCTTGAAGGATTGCCGATTTTAGGCAAAGTGGCTTTGGTAGCCCAGACAACAAGAAAGCCGGAAGATTTTTTCAAAATTGTTAATGCGCTAATTTTAAATCATAAAGAAGTCAGGGTATTTAATACTATCTGTAATGCTACATTTGAAAATCAAGATGCAGCCGCCGAGTTGGCTAAAAAAGCCGATATCATGATTGTAATAGGCGGCAAACACTCTTCCAATACCAAACAGCTTCATTCTATTTGCAAAACGTATTGCCATAGCAGCTATCTTGTGGAGAATGAGCAGGAGCTGGATAAATCCTGGTTTGAAAATAAAGAACTTTGCGGTATTTCTGCGGGGGCCTCAACTCCCGATTGGGTTGTCCAGAATGTAATCGATAAGATTAAATCGATGAAAAAAATAGAAGATTAA